From Mauremys reevesii isolate NIE-2019 linkage group 10, ASM1616193v1, whole genome shotgun sequence, the proteins below share one genomic window:
- the LOC120374099 gene encoding COMM domain-containing protein 4-like isoform X1, with protein MRFRFCGDLDCPDWVLAEISTLAKISSVKLKLICGQVLKDLQGEGIDYEKILKLTSDAKFESGDVKATIAVLSFILSSAAKHSVGSDSLSSELQQLGLPKEHATGLCRSYEEKQSPLQDSLRTRSLRLNHLDSVSWRVDQTLSSSELQQVNEPLVHLKFTVRDGDRGVTEPFAMTVSAEKFRVLLAELRQAHTMMKTLS; from the exons AGGTTCCGGTTCTGCGGAGACTTGGACTGTCCCGACTGGGTCCTGGCCGAAATCAGCACCTTGGCCAAAATA TCCTCGGTGAAACTGAAGCTCATCTGTGGCCAGGTGCTCAAGGacctgcagggagaggggattgAT TATGAAAAGATCCTGAAGCTAACGTCGGATGCCAAGTTTG agtCCGGGGACGTGAAGGCCACTATTGCCGTGCTCAGCTTCATCCTCTCCAGTGCAGCCAAACACAGCGTAGGCAGCGACTCTCTGTCCAGCGAGCTGCAACAGCTGGGGCTGCCCAAAG AACATGCCACAGGATTGTGCCGGTCCTACGAGGAGAAACAGAGCCCCCTGCAGGACAGCCTGAGGACACGCAGCCTGAGAC TGAACCATCTGGACTCTGTGTCCTGGAGGGTGGATCAGACGCTCAGCTCCAGTGAGCTCCAGCAGGTCAATGAGCCCCTTGTGCACCTGAAGTTCACTGTGCGAGACGGGGACCGAGGTGTGACGGAGCCCTTTGCCATGACCGTGTCGGCAGAGAAGTTCCGGGTCTTACTGGCAG AGCTGAGACAGGCCCACACCATGATGAAAACTCTCAGCTGA
- the LOC120374099 gene encoding COMM domain-containing protein 4-like isoform X2 → MAAKYLLYEKILKLTSDAKFESGDVKATIAVLSFILSSAAKHSVGSDSLSSELQQLGLPKEHATGLCRSYEEKQSPLQDSLRTRSLRLNHLDSVSWRVDQTLSSSELQQVNEPLVHLKFTVRDGDRGVTEPFAMTVSAEKFRVLLAELRQAHTMMKTLS, encoded by the exons ATGGCTGCTAAGTACTTACTA TATGAAAAGATCCTGAAGCTAACGTCGGATGCCAAGTTTG agtCCGGGGACGTGAAGGCCACTATTGCCGTGCTCAGCTTCATCCTCTCCAGTGCAGCCAAACACAGCGTAGGCAGCGACTCTCTGTCCAGCGAGCTGCAACAGCTGGGGCTGCCCAAAG AACATGCCACAGGATTGTGCCGGTCCTACGAGGAGAAACAGAGCCCCCTGCAGGACAGCCTGAGGACACGCAGCCTGAGAC TGAACCATCTGGACTCTGTGTCCTGGAGGGTGGATCAGACGCTCAGCTCCAGTGAGCTCCAGCAGGTCAATGAGCCCCTTGTGCACCTGAAGTTCACTGTGCGAGACGGGGACCGAGGTGTGACGGAGCCCTTTGCCATGACCGTGTCGGCAGAGAAGTTCCGGGTCTTACTGGCAG AGCTGAGACAGGCCCACACCATGATGAAAACTCTCAGCTGA